A single genomic interval of Apis cerana isolate GH-2021 linkage group LG2, AcerK_1.0, whole genome shotgun sequence harbors:
- the LOC108002891 gene encoding bestrophin-4 isoform X6, translated as MCHRWRASIYKLVWLDLALFLFIYYSLSSIYRLILDDEQKKIFEAVVTYCKEYSDLIPLSFVLGFYVSIVMTRWWNQYMVIPWPDSIAVFVSATIHGNDERGRLMRRTIVRYVCVCLTLVLAMVSPRVKKRFPTLEHFVETGLLLENELVIFQSLNAKFPKPSKHWLPIVWASSIVTRARKEGRIRDDFAVKTLIDELNKFRGLCGSLMHYDTISVPLVYTQVVTLAVYTYFLTSVMGRQWVQNSSTSKIDLYFPVFTTLQFFFYMGWLKVAETLINPFGEDDDDFEVNWIIDRNLQVSYLIVDEMHHEHPELIRDQYWDEIFPTELPYTAAAQAFREEHPQPSTAGIQLSAAQQELQPSTARIDDMAADFPQKFRSDVADDAESGIHFTATGKMSRSASRVSTRDRTLSGGSTPSIIGDSLTRVNSVTSVLKRLFSKDDRPDGGTSSGTKTPGRLASSSSAASLQNRIIAGGGSMRIGVIKEEADEQMTLVSMKSQDKKPHVQSIFSPGPPPPSAPVAVPGMEHSRNGEIFSCSAPITGGVLEGSNGESANDRRYVPDSRLNATDNAIGTFEHYL; from the exons ATGGCGAGCCAGCATATACAAGCTTGTCTGGTTGGACCTAGCCCTGTTCCTCTTCATATATTACTCGCTCTCGAGTATCTACCGATTGATACTGGACGACGAACAGAAGAAGATCTTCGAGGCCGTGGTGACGTACTGCAAGGAGTACAGCGACCTAATTCCTTTATCTTTCGTCCTGGGCTTCTACGTTAGCATCGTTATGACCAGATGGTGGAATCAATATATGGTGATACCGTGGCCGGATTCGATCGCCGTTTTCGTATCGGCCACGATACACGGGAATGACGAGAGGGGTCGATTGATGCGGCGAACCATCGTCAG ATACGTGTGCGTCTGTTTAACGCTGGTACTGGCGATGGTGTCACCCCGGGTGAAGAAACGTTTCCCCACGTTGGAGCATTTCGTGGAGACCGGTCTGCTGCTGGAGAACGAGTTGGTCATATTCCAAAGTCTGAACGCCAAGTTTCCTAAGCCTAGCAAGCACTGGCTGCCAATAGTATGGGCGTCGAGTATCGTGACGCGGGCGAGGAAGGAGGGTCGCATTCGTGACGACTTCGCCGTGAAAACGTTGATAGACGAGTTGAACAAGTTTCGAGGCCTCTGCGGTAGCCTTATGCACTATGATACAATTAGCGTTCCTTTAGTTTACACTCAG GTGGTAACACTGGCCGTGTACACGTATTTCTTAACGAGCGTGATGGGCCGTCAGTGGGTGCAGAACTCGTCCACGTCAAAGATCGATCTCTATTTCCCAGTATTCACGACGCTGCAATTCTTCTTTTACATGGGCTGGTTGAAGGTAGCTGAGACGTTGATTAATCCATTCGGCGAGGACGACGACGATTTCGAAGTGAACTGGATAATCGATAGAAATTTACAA GTTAGCTACCTCATCGTTGACGAAATGCATCACGAGCACCCAGAATTAATCCGTGATCAATATTGGGACGAGATATTTCCCACCGAGCTTCCGTATACAGCGGCGGCTCAAGCTTTTCGTGAAGAACATCCACAACCTTCGACGGCCGGTATTCAATTGTCAGCGGCACAGCAGGAGCTTCAACCGTCCACTGCAAGGATCGATGACATGGCGGCGGATTTCCCGCAAAAATTCCGTAGCGATGTGGCAGACGACGCAGAGTCCGGTATACACTTTACAGCTACTGGAAAAATGTCGAG AAGTGCGAGCAGAGTGAGCACTCGGGATCGTACCTTGAGTGGGGGCTCCACACCGAGTATCATTGGGGATTCTTTGACGAGAGTGAACAGCGTGACCAGCGTGCTGAAACGTTTATTTAGCAAAGATGATAGGCCAGATGGCGGTACGTCGAGCGGTACTAAAACCCCTGGCAGGCTGGCTAGTTCCAGTTCTGCCGCCTCGTTGCAAAATCGGATTATCG CGGGAGGGGGCTCGATGAGGATCGGGGTGATTAAAGAAGAAGCGGACGAGCAGATGACTCTGGTTTCGATGAAGTCACAAGACAAGAAGCCTCACGTGCAGAGCATATTTTCACCAGGACCGCCGCCACCGAGCGCCCCCGTCGCTGTCCCTGGTATGGAACATTCGCGAAATGGAGAGATATTTTCGTGCAGCGCCCCCATAACCGGTGGCGTGTTGGAAGGAAGTAACGGCGAAAGCGCCAACGATAGGCGATACGTGCCTGATTCAAGGCTG AACGCAACGGACAACGCAATCGGCACGTTCGAGCATTATTTATGA